One Primulina huaijiensis isolate GDHJ02 chromosome 5, ASM1229523v2, whole genome shotgun sequence DNA segment encodes these proteins:
- the LOC140976169 gene encoding histone-lysine N-methyltransferase SUVR5 isoform X3, with protein MSQNLSGDSHDSEHDHLDHRDHFSGPDVALDHCQIVFETGESGLPNDKQEGLCHPEIRDIELDEAQAVWVKWRGKWQSGIRCARADWPLLTLKAKPTHDRKQYLVIFFPRTRNYSWADVLLVRPINEYPEPIAYKTHKVGLKMVKDLTLARRFIMQKLAVSMLNILDQLYREALVESARDVMVLKEFAMEASQCKVYSDLGRMLLKLQNMILQSCLNSHWLQHSLQPWMQQCQNADSAECVELLKEELNDSILWYEVNSRSSSTAPMELGSDWKSWKQEVMKCFSVSHPICSTVGSNEPINDDALTGGLQISRKRPKLEVRRADTHAFSSHHSAPSETNSTFFNGYGVVNCSALNSEAPTTLSSQDAAAPAVYIGCVSDKWDDIIVEAGNVEVIQAKDVKMTPAASLMPKFQESGDRNRQCIAFIESKGRQCVRYANEGDVYCCVHLASRFAGNSAKAEVMHSADSPMCGGTTVLGTKCKHRALIGSAFCKKHRPLDGKNTTSPIPNVKRKSEETVMYPVSKSLTQFVLEPVTETPSQVDPMLDVGKGFISASTMIEKPEQLQQAHSSDEMVECIGSWPQVENDPCLEIPKRHSLYCEKHIPSWLKRARNGKTRIVSKEVFIDLLKDCHSREQKLQLHQACELFYRLLKSILSLRNPVPKEVQFQWAISEASKDPRVGEFLMKLVHHEKERLRKLWGFVVGRIEKASPTIEELVPISMLTSHDRNDESVIKCKICSEKFLDDQVLGEHWINSHKKEVQWLFRGYVCAICLDSFTNKKVLEAHVQERHHVEFVEQCMLLQCIPCDSHFGNHDQLWLHVLSSHPAHLRLSNATLKQDEGSSQKVEPEKQAPVKHSNAEDQLGTRRFICRFCGLKFDLLPDLGRHHQAAHMGQSSTGPRLTKKGIQFYAHKLKSRRLTRPRFKRGLNSASYKIRNRLQSLKKGIFPSKLVNPLDIMVQSSVPEASTLGRLADSQCSAVAKLLFSEIKKTKRQPSISEILSVARSACCKVNLVASLEVSYGNLPERIYLKAAKLCSDHDILVEWHREGFICPKGCNPCVRSPILSPLVTKSDCTFQGGSIQSHLMTSEWTMDECHCVIDSRHFSLDLSEKNIILCDDISFGQESVPIACVMEENLLNAEGPDEQISESFPWESFTYITKSLIDQSLILEAESLQLGCSCAHSTCFSATCDHVYLFDNDYEDAKDIYGKPMNGRFAYDERGRIILEEGYLVYECNQRCCCSRACQNRVLQNGVRLKLEIFKTEKKGWAVRAREAILRGTFVCEYIGEVIEEQEANERRNSRYGKEGCRYYYEIDAHINDMSRLMEGQVPYVVDATNYGNISRYINHSCSPNLVNHQVLVESMDSQLAHIGLYANRDISLGEELTYDFRYKLLPGEGCLCLCGASNCRGRLY; from the exons ATGAG CCAAAATCTCTCCGGTGACTCCCATGATTCTGAACATGACCATTTAGACCACAGGGATCATTTTTCTGGACCTGATGTTGCCTTAGATCACTGTCAGATAGTTTTTGAAACTGGTGAAAGCGGATTGCCAAATGACAAGCAAGAGGGATTATGCCATCCTGAAATCAGAGATATAGAATTAGATGAAGCCCAAGCAGTTTGGGTGAAG TGGAGGGGGAAGTGGCAATCAGGGATTAGATGTGCAAGGGCTGACTGGCCGTTATTGACTTTGAAAGCAAAACCAACTCACGACAGGAAACAATATCTTGTGATATTCTTTCCTCGGACTAGAAATTATTCTTGGGCTGATGTGCTACTTGTTCGTCCAATCAATGAATATCCGGAGCCAATTGCATATAAAACACACAAAGTTGGTCTGAAAATGGTGAAAGATTTAACTCTTGCTCGTCGTTTTATTATGCAAAAGCTGGCTGTGAGCATGCTGAATATTCTTGACCAGTTGTACCGTGAG GCTTTGGTTGAGTCTGCTCGTGATGTGATGGTTTTGAAGGAATTCGCAATGGAGGCTTCACAGTGTAAAGTTTATTCTGATCTTGGAAGGATGCTTTTGAAGCTTCaaaat ATGATACTGCAGAGCTGCCTGAATTCACATTGGCTTCAACATTCTTTGCAGCCTTGGATGCAACAATGTCAGAATGCGGACAGTGCTGAATGCGTGGAATTGCTTAAAGAG GAATTGAATGACTCCATCTTATGGTATGAGGTAAACTCTAGGTCAAGTTCAACAGCACCAATGGAGTTGGGATCTGATTGGAAGAGTTGGAAACAAGAGGTGATGAAGTGTTTTTCAGTTTCACATCCTATATGCTCTACTGTAGGCTCAAACGAGCCTATTAATGATGATGCATTGACTGGGGGGCTTCAGATAAGCAGAAAAAGACCTAAGCTTGAGGTTCGTCGTGCTGATACACATGCGTTTAGTTCACATCATTCTGCTCCTTCTGAAACCAACTCTACTTTTTTCAACGGATATGGTGTTGTAAACTGCTCTGCCCTGAATTCTGAGGCTCCGACTACATTAAGTTCTCAGGATGCTGCTGCCCCAGCGGTATATATTGGATGTGTTTCTGATAAATGGGATGATATAATTGTCGAGGCTGGAAATGTGGAAGTTATTCAGGCTAAAGACGTGAAAATGACCCCTGCTGCTTCTCTAATGCCAAAGTTCCAGGAATCAGGAGATCGTAATCGACAATGCATAGCTTTCATAGAATCTAAAGGAAGGCAGTGCGTGCGGTATGCTAATGAAGGTGATGTATATTGCTGTGTGCATTTGGCTTCTCGTTTTGCTGGAAATTCAGCAAAAGCTGAAGTAATGCATTCTGCTGATTCACCTATGTGTGGAGGTACCACGGTTCTTGGGACTAAATGCAAACACAGAGCTCTAATTGGTTCTGCCTTTTGCAAGAAACATAGGCCACTCGATGGTAAGAATACAACATCTCCTATTCCTAACGTTAAAAGAAAAAGTGAGGAAACTGTCATGTATCCAGTGAGTAAAAGTCTGACACAATTTGTGCTTGAGCCAGTGACTGAAACTCCTTCCCAAGTTGATCCAATGTTAGATGTGGGAAAAGGCTTCATCTCAGCAAGCACTATGATAGAGAAACCTGAGCAGCTTCAGCAGGCTCACAGCAGCGATGAGATGGTAGAGTGCATAGGTTCATGGCCCCAAGTTGAAAATGATCCGTGCCTCGAAATCCCAAAACGGCATTCTTTATACTGTGAGAAACATATACCTAGCTGGCTTAAGCGTGCTAGGAATGGTAAGACTAGGATTGTGTCGAAGGAAGTATTCATAGATCTGCTAAAAGATTGTCACTCCAGGGAGCAAAAATTGCAGTTGCACCAAGCATGTGAACTCTTCTACAGGCTTTTGAAAAGTATATTGTCTTTGAGAAATCCAGTACCCAAAGAAGTACAGTTTCAATGGGCAATCTCTGAGGCTTCCAAAGATCCTAGGGTTGGGGAATTTCTGATGAAATTGGTGCATCATGAAAAAGAGAGGTTGAGAAAGCTCTGGGGCTTTGTGGTCGGGAGGATAGAGAAAGCATCACCAACTATCGAAGAGTTGGTTCCAATTTCGATGTTGACGTCTCATGATAGAAATGACGAAAGTGTTATCAAGTGCAAAATTTGCTCAGAAAAGTTTCTTGATGATCAAGTGCTTGGTGAACACTGGATAAATAGCCATAAGAAAGAAGTGCAATGGCTTTTCAGGGGATACGTTTGTGCAATATGCTTGGATTCTTTTACTAATAAAAAGGTTTTGGAAGCTCATGTGCAGGAGAGGCATCACGTGGAGTTTGTTGAGCAGTGCATGCTTTTACAGTGTATTCCTTGTGATAGCCATTTTGGGAATCATGACCAGTTATGGTTGCACGTGCTTTCAAGTCACCCCGCCCATTTAAGGTTGTCAAATGCTACTTTGAAGCAAGATGAAGGTTCTTCGCAGAAAGTTGAACCAGAGAAGCAAGCTCCAGTGAAGCACTCCAATGCGGAGGATCAATTGGGCACACGAAGATTTATTTGTCGGTTTTGTGGCTTAAAATTTGATTTGCTGCCTGATCTTGGTCGCCATCATCAAGCTGCTCACATGGGCCAGAGTTCTACTGGTCCTCGCTTGACTAAGAAGGGAATTCAATTTTATGCCCATAAACTAAAATCAAGGAGGCTGACACGGCCACGATTTAAAAGGGGTTTGAATTCAGCATCTTATAAGATTCGGAATAGATTGCAGTCCTTGAAAAAGGGCATCTTCCCATCGAAGTTAGTTAACCCATTGGATATCATGGTTCAATCAAGTGTGCCCGAGGCTTCTACTCTTGGTAGATTGGCAGATTCTCAATGCTCAGCTGTTGCTAAACTGTTATTTtcagaaattaaaaaaacaaaacggCAACCTAGTATATCAGAAATTTTATCAGTTGCAAGATCAGCTTGCTGCAAGGTAAACCTTGTGGCATCATTGGAGGTTAGTTATGGAAATCTGCCAGAAAGAATATACCTGAAAGCTGCCAAACTGTGTAGTGATCACGACATTTTAGTGGAATGGCATCGGGAGGGCTTCATATGTCCCAAAGGATGCAACCCTTGCGTTAGGTCACCAATTTTGTCACCATTGGTAACCAAATCAGATTGCACATTTCAGGGAGGATCTATTCAGTCGCATCTTATGACGTCAGAGTGGACAATGGATGAATGTCACTGTGTTATTGATTCCCGACATTTTTCTCTTGACCTCTCTgagaaaaatatcattttatgtGATGATATAAGTTTTGGACAGGAATCGGTTCCAATAGCTTGTGTCATGGAAGAAAATCTTTTGAATGCGGAGGGGCCTGATGAGCAAATTTCCGAGTCCTTTCCATGGGAAAGCTTTACCTACATTACAAAGTCATTAATCGATCAATCTCTCATTCTTGAAGCAGAG AGCTTACAATTGGGCTGTTCTTGTGCACATTCTACATGCTTTTCTGCAACATGTGATCATGTGTACCTATTTGACAATGATTATGAAGATGCCAAAGATATTTATGGAAAGCCCATGAATGGAAGGTTTGCTTATGATGAGCGGGGTCGAATTATTTTGGAG GAGGGGTATCTAGTATACGAGTGCAATCAAAGGTGCTGCTGTAGTAGAGCTTGTCAAAACCGGGTTTTGCAAAATGGAGTTCGACTGAAGTTGGAAATATTCAAAACGGAAAAAAAG GGCTGGGCAGTGAGGGCACGTGAAGCTATTCTTCGTGGGACTTTTGTGTGCGAGTATATTGGTGAGGTAATTGAGGAGCAGGAAGCAAATGAAAGACGAaacag CAGGTACGGTAAAGAAGGTTGCAGATATTATTATGAGATTGATGCTCATATTAATGATATGAGCAGACTAATGGAAGGGCAGGTCCCATATGTAGTTGACGCCACAAATTATGGCAACATTTCACGCTACATAAATCACAG TTGCTCACCAAATCTTGTGAATCATCAAGTTCTCGTTGAAAGCATGGATAGTCAGCTCGCTCACATTGGTCTCTATGCCAACCGAGAT ATATCTTTAGGGGAGGAATTGACTTACGATTTCCGTTACAAGCTACTGCCTGGAGAAGGATGCTTGTGTCTGTGTGGAGCTTCCAACTGCAGGGGAAGGCTTTATTGA